Genomic window (Dyadobacter fanqingshengii):
ACGTGAAAGAAGGGCGCGATTTCTCGAAAAACGCTCCGGCAGATTCTATGGCCGTCATCCTGAATGAGTCGGCAGTGAAATACATGGGACTGAAAGATCCGGTTGGGAAAACAATCCGCTGGAAGGATGCGACATTCAACGACGACCTGTATCACATTGTGGGCGTGATCGACGACATGGTCATGCAGTCGCCCTTTGAGCAGGTGAAGCAAACCATTTATTTCATGACTTACGCGCCGAATTTTCTATTTCTAAAAATAAAACCCGGCGTAGAAACCGCCACAGCGATGGAAAAAGTGCAGTCTGTTTTCAAAAAACATTTGCCGGATGCAATTTTCGATTTCAAGTTTGCAGATCAGGAATACGGATTGAAATTTGCTGTGGAACAACGGGTTGCAAAGCTGGTCACATTCTTTGCCGTCCTGGCCATTCTCATTTCCTGCCTGGGGCTTTTCGGCCTGGCAGCATTCACAGCCGAGCGTCGCACCAAGGAAATAGGCATTCGCAAAGTCCTCGGCGCGACGATCATGAACATATGGGTAATGATATCGAAAGAATTCGTCTATCTTATTGCCGCCTCACTGCTTGTTGCCACGCCGATGACCTATTATCTCCTGTCAAACTGGCTGACTAAATACCAATATCACACCACATTATCGTGGTGGATATTTACAGTTTCGGGACTGTTGGCGTTGGGCTTAACATTACTGACAGTGAGTTACCAGGCAATAAAGGCAGCCACATTAAACCCGGTAAAATCGCTCAAATCCGATTAATCACTTTTTTTCAAACAACTTGATCGTATAATCCAGCAAAGCCGTGCCGCCCGTTTTTCCATGACCGGGGATTACAACCTGCACGTCCGGGTAAGTTTGTTTTAACTTGGTCACCGTAGCAGGCCAGGCACTTTCGTTCGCGTCTTCCAGGTTTCCTTTCCCGGCACCGATTTCCTTGATCAGGCAACCGCCAAACATTACTTTATCACTTGGGAAATAACCCACAACATTGTCTTTGGTATGCCCCTCCCCGAAAAACTCAGTTATCACATCCCTATGGCCCACTTTCAGCGAAAGCCTGTTATCAAAGCCCTTTTCCGGCGTCGGGAAATTTTTCAGTTTGGTCGACGCAATGGTTCGGTTTTCAGCATAGGACGGGATTCCGCGGCGGTGAAATTCCTTTAATCCTCCAACGCAATCCTCATGAAAATGCGTGGCAATGATCGCAGTCACCTTACAATCGAGACTATCCTGAACCCAGTTGATCAGTTGAGACGAGGTGGAGTCGTTGACCGGCGTATCGAAGATAATGGCTTCCCCTTTATCAAAAACAACCATCCCATTGCAAGGCACTTTTCCAAAAGTTTCACTTTGGAAGTAAGTAATGTGCCGGTAAACATTTGGTTTTACCTGCTCTACAATGATATCTTCTTTGCTAAAACTTTTATCAGAGATTTTTGCAGATTTACAGCAGACGAGAATTAATGAAAGGCTTAAAAATAGGAGTTGTCGCATCGTTGAGTGTCGTTTGTTTGGTTTTAGTAAAACAAAATGAATTCATTTGCTTAACCAAATTTAACCCGACAAAAAAGATGTTTTAACAACGAAAGATTATCTGGAAGCGGCAGAATCGCGGTTTACGGAAGTCAGGCTATCGAGGCCCTTTCCGTTGTTTCCCGCATGGGTACTGTCGGCAGATGCGTGGTGCCTGCGACGCTCGGATGGCGCTGATGTTTTGATCTGCACCATTCCTTCCATGCTGCGGTTTCGCATTCCGCTCATTTCCCAGCCATCAAGCGGCGCCGGACCGTCCGCGGGCGTGTAAAGGTCTGTTCTTATTTCCCTGTGAATGTAAAGACGAACCGGATTTGAACGTTTGCTCCGCGATGCCAGCTTAGTGTCATACATGTGTTCGTTCAAATAAAAGACGCCCGTCGCCAAAAGCACAAGCGAAATAAGCAGTCCTGAAAATTGCCAGTTTTTATTCATGACTATGCCGTGTATACGTTCATCGGGTTCTTCACTTCCTCGCATAGATATTTATCACCCTTGATCACTGTTTGAAGACATTTCAAAAGCTCATTAGGGTGGTTTCTCTTCAAAAGATAGCCACTTACGCCCTCGTTCATCAGAGAAGTGGCCAGGTCCCGCTGCAATTTTCCCGCGTAGACGACAAAGGAAGAGCCCGGATTTTCTTGCATAATGCGTTTCAAAGCAACATTATCAATTCCATCCGCTTCTTCCGTCATGCCGATAATGATAATATCAAAGGAATGATCTTCATCGCATTTTTTGAACGTTTGCAAACATGCCGTTTGAAGCATTGTAAGGTTCTGGAAATGATCCCTAAGGAAGATGCGCATCCCCGAACGAAGGACCGGATGCTGGTCTATTAACGCAATTTTCATGTTGCAAAACTATTGCGTATAGCGTTCAGCGACACAAGAATAAATTGAAATGATGATTGAAAAATGTTATTTGAGGATTAAAAAAATTAAACACCCTACCAAATTAATTCTATGGCTGATTTTTCATAATATTGTTTAGCAAATAACCCAGCTTTCATCATTACCGACGTCCCAATGAGCATCGAGATTATCGTGGCCGAGGATCATCCCCTGATTTTAATGGGGATTCAGCATTTGCTGATGGAACATATGCCCACAGCCGTCGTAACCGCAACCGGCGATTTCAACAAAGCGCTGGCTTTGCTGGAAAAGCAGCAATACAACCTGCTGATTATGGACATTAACTTGCCCGGCGGCGACAAAGTTGGGATGATCAGTTCGGTCAGGATGAAACAGCCCAAGATTCCGATCCTGGTTTGCTCCAGTTACGACGAGCAACTTTACGCACTGCCATTTCTGAAAGCCGGTGCCAACGGGTACATTTCCAAAACGGCCATGAACGAGGAATTCAAGCAGGCCATTGACAGTGTGATCAACGGAAAAATTTACGCAAGCCCCACGGTTATGGAACAGGTTTTCGGACAGCTTTTTAATAGCAAAGGCAACCCCGACTCCATTGTAGACAAGCTTACCGACAAAGAGCTGGAAGTGGCCAAGCTTTTATCCAAAGGACTGTCTACCAAAGCTATAAGCGAACACATTCACCTTTCATCGTCATCGGTGAGCAGTTATAAAGCCAAGATTTTTGATAAACTGGGTGTCAATAACATTATCGAGCTGACGAGATATTTTGAATTGAACGGGTAACTTCTATCCCTGGCATTCTCTTACATTAAAATGTCTGACCGACGCCCGAATGAGAATTGACATGGTCATTGTCTTACGATGGTTTCTCTGCCTGATGCTCCTTGCCTTTCATACCAAAGCGCAGCAGCAGCAGGAATTATCAGCGTATCGCCTGCAACATTTTACGGATGAAAACGGTCTTCCGCAAAACAGCGTAAAAGCGGTTATGGAGGACAAAAACGGCTTCTATTGGCTCGCAACGGAAGCTGGCGTGGTGCGTTTTGACGGGCAGAAATTTTTGACTTTTGACAGATCAAACCTGCCGATTTTCAGTAACCGCATACGCGGCTTCGTTCCCGCACTTCCAGGCCCGAATGCCAACCCGGCTTTCGAATTTTACGCACTTACGGAAAACAATCAATACATTGGCATTCTCAATAATGGCCTGGTTGCTTCGGACACGGCGTTTTATGAAAAATACCGGACCACCGATCCGTTTGCCGACAAAAACGTGCGGCATAACAGCATGCTGGGAAGCGTCCCCGAGCAATATCCGAGCGATCCCATGGCGGAACATTATTTCGCAGTTTCCGACAGCCGGACCTTCTTTATCTGGAAACAAAAAACCGTTTCCTGCTACAAAGACGGGAAACTCATTTACACTGCAACCGGATCTTTCAAAGATTTTTTCCTGATAGGATCTCAACCGTATGCGCTCGATTCGGCAGGAACAATCATTCAAATCACAAACAAAACGACTAATAAAGTTCAATTTCCGGAAGGCGACATTGTTCACAATATGCTGTATTCCAGGCAAAAATCAAATTTCAAGCTCTACTGGAACAATGTTGCCAGATGCGCATTTCTGTATTTAAACAAAAGTTTTTACACCCTTGAAGAATCGGGCAACGGTCGCCTGACGACTAAGCTCATACTAAAAGATTACGACTTTGCGGACCTTGACATCGTCGCGGCACATTATGACAGAACGAGCGGAGCGCTGCTGTTGGGGAGCAGTACGAAAGGATTGTTTCTGATTAAAAGCAAAAATTTCCAAATGCTGAAACTGGCTTCCAAGGATGCTGATAATGCATATTACGCCCAAAAACCCGCCGGGAAACACGCTGTTATTACGGGCCAGGGTTACCAGCTTGGACTCAATGCCACGGGTTCGCAGGTTGTCGCGAGCAAAGTTTCAGCATTCATGGAGAATTTTGCCTACAAATTTGCCATCGCAATGAATCCGGACAGCTCGTTCTGGTTTGGGATCGGATATAATCTTTTTAAGTTGGATAAAACAGCAAAAAAAGTACTCGTGCGCTTGAAATTGCAGGACAATGCCAAAGCATTTTTTATTGACCAACAACACAGGCTCTGGATCGGCAGCGAAAATAATTCGCTTTACCAAATGGAGAGTTCGGCCGGGCAATATCACACAAAACTGGTTGTGAAAGCACCATTCGGCGGCGTTTCCATTATTGGGCAGGGAGCAGCAGACATGCTGTTTATTGGGGGAACAAAAGGCGTTTTCACATTTAATGTGCGTACCAAAGCGGTCCAAAAGCTTCTGAATTTCAACAAGATGAACATTCGTAGTTTCTACACAACCGCCGATGGAACCTGGATCGCGACTTATGGCAACGGAATTTTTCTATTTAAAAACAATAGGTTGATCCAATTTCCGCTGGATAAGGACCGGTTTCTGGCCACTTCACATTGCATAACCGAAGACGCAAAAGGCTTTTTCTGGATCAATACGAACCGGGGACTTTTTCAGGTTGCCAGGCAACAGTTATTGGATTACGCCAGGAACAACAAAAATCTCGTTTACTATCTCTATTACGACAGGAGCCAGGGTTTCGCGACGAATGAGTTCAATGGCGGTTGCCAACCGTGTTCTGTACGGCTTGGTGATGGCATCGTATCGCTTCCTTCCATGGATGGCCTGGTTTGGTTTTCTCCTAACCAAATAATGGCTGAACTTCCCGGAAAAGGTATTTTTATTACTTCCATCAATCTCGAGCGTAAAGAGATCAGGGTCACGGACACACTCAAAATCCCGCGCGAATTTGAGCAGCTGCGGTTGCAGGTGACAACGCCGTATCTCGGTCATGTCAAGAATATTCAAATGCATTATTCCTTGTCGGGCGAAGGCAGGGAGCAGAAATGGTTTCCGGTGAATGCGGATTTTGTCATTCCTATTCCTAAAATTTCCTACGGTAATTACAAACTCACGATCCGTAAGGTAAACGGCTTTAAGACAAACGATTATACTTACAAAACCGTCAGACTCACTATTGCTCGGGCGTGGTATGAGACGTGGTGGTTTCGGTCCGTGTTAGCACTTTTGATCCTCGGCTTATTCTTCATGGCAGTTAAATGGCGGACAGGCTATCTTGTCAAAAAAGAGCGAAAAGACAATCTGCTCAGACATTATCGGGTTATCAGCCAGATCGTGGCGGCCGTTAATCACGACATTCAGACACCTTTGCATTACATAGGTTATTCGCTAAGGCAAATCAATGCTTATTTGCACAAACAGGATAACGGCAATCCACTGATTACGAGAATGAGCGACGAGTCGCTGAACACATCTGAACGGGTCGGGACCCTAACCAAAAATTTGCTGGATTATATTAAAATACAAAACAAAAACAGCTCTTCGCGGACACACATGGGCCACGTAGAAGTGCGGGAAATGGTTTCAGGCATTTGCGAGCTGTTTTCAGCAATTGCCGGATTCAGAGGCATAACGATCCGAAACGAAGTGGAGCCGGGCTTTGAAGTGTGGAGCGATCCCAGTTTATTGTCAATTGTTATTCATAATCTTTTGGATAACGCCCTGAAAATAAGCGCCTCAGAAATCATTATTTCTACAAACATCATAGCAGGAAAAAAGCAGATCATCATTGAAGACAGCGGCACCGGTATGCCCGGGGATCTGATGAAATGGCTCAATAAATCCTATCGGTCATACGAGGAATGGCTCAAAATTTCACTTTATCCCGAACAGAAAGGGATCGGACTTGTGATCCTTAAGGATCTATGCGTGTTGCTCCGCATTGACATCATTGCCTCAATAAACGCAAAAAATCATACGACCGTTCGGCTGATGTTTGATCAGGGAAAAGGGTGACCATTTTATCAATCGCCATGTTAAAAAACTACCTGATTCTCGCATTCCGTAATCTTGTAGAAGATAAGTTTTACGGCCTTATCAACATTCTCGGTCTGATCATCGGTGTAACATGCGGCAGTTGCTACTTTTATATGCTACCGACGAGTTAAATTACGACCGGCATCACGCAAAAGCTCCAGATCTATCGCATTGTTTCCTATGAATAATATTTTCCTATTCTTTCACAAATCTGAGACTAGCATTTTCTCTCTGGCACTTTCACCACTTTAAAGTTAAATTTCTTAATCGCTTTAAGCAGATCACCATACTTAGCTAGTGACGCCTCTTCGACCGTCGCATAAACCCCTGGCTCCATTTCAGCCGGTTTTGCTTTGTTTGATTGAGTTGCAGTTGCCATATAAATATGATTTATACAATGTTAGTATTTTTTAGAGAGATAACAAAAGCACAATATCGCTGATTTGCTCGGAACAACTCGAAACCGTCCCTTGTTACACCGTAGACCTTGAAACGATCGTTTAGCATTGACAGTTCTTTTGATATAGCAATTTGATATAACCTTGTACGAGCATCCGAACTGCCGGAAAAAATTACAATAGCATCGGGTTCATCTGTCAAAAAGATTTCTATCGCTTTATAAACAGTAACTAAGATCTTCTTCATGTCGCCATTATTGCTAACAGTCCTAATATCAAGGGAGCCATTTGGGCGCACATTAGCAAGCATAAGTGTGTAAATGTCCGGCTCCTCCGTTTTAGAAAACGTGATAGTCTTTGAAATTTCCTCCTTCCCAACACTCACAAAATCAAATCTCCTCGCTTCGTTAAGAACTGTAAATTGATAAAAAGGTTTGTCCATAGGTGTGTTTTAATTTACATCCCCATTGAGACGCGGCTTCCCGAACAAAGTCACATTGCATCGCAAGCTTATTTTTAAGATATTCAACTGCGCAAACGCCCTTATGCCATGGCTACGTCAAAGGATGAGCAGTTTTATTCGAAATTACCTGAAAACCACATTTCGCTTAATGACCTTTTGACGGAAGAACACCTGTTTTACAAGGTTCCGGACAGCTGGTTTGTGCTCATTACCGACATTCAAAATTCCACGCTTGCGGTCATCAATGGGAGCCATGAAACGGTTAATCTGGTTGCCACGGGGAGCATTGTTACGGTTTTAAACATTGCGTTTAAAGCCAATATCGCTGTTCCGTTCTTTTTTGGTGGAGATGGCGCCACTTTCCTGCTTCCTGCGTCGATTGTGGGTCTGGTGATGCCTGCGCTGCGGTTGTATAAAGCGAATACACTGGCCAATTTTGAGCTGAAATTGAGAGTTGGCCTGGTTGCTGTCCGTGACATTTATGCGCAGGGACACGAACTGAAGCTGAGCAAATTCCGTCGTTCCCACATTTTTGCAATCCCCATCATTCTTGGAAACGGACTCAATTACGCCGAACAGGTCATTAAAGGGGAAGGATATTTATTCGGCGAGGATGGACCGGCGGAGAATGAGCTTGACCTGAGCGGAATGCAATGCCGTTGGGATCGGATCGAGCCGCCCAAACAAAACAATGAAATCGTTACTTTGCTGGTTATTGCAGTAAAAGTGGAAGAACAGCCGCAGGTTTTCAGCCGAGTCTTGCATCAAATTGACGCCATATACGGCAGTCCGGAAGCGCGTCAGCCTATTTCGGTTCCCAAACTAAAATGGAAAACAACTTTCAACCGGCTCGAAGTGAAAGCCAAGACCGGCCATGCAAATATTTTTAGCGTAATAGGAAGCTGGTTTGCTGCTATTATGGGCTACTTTTATTTCCGCACAGAAAAAGGCAGAAATTACCTCAACAGTCTGGTGGAAATGGCCGATACGCTGGTGATCGACGGGAAAATCAACACCGTAATCTCAGGCACGGAACACCAGCGGATAGCCCTGCAAAAAGTGCTTGACGACATGGAATTAAACAACGAGATCCGCTACGGACTTTACGTAAGCACAGAATCCGTCATGTCATGCTACGTCCGCGACCTGAAAGATGGCCACATTCATTTTGTAGACGGATCAGAGGGCGGATACACCAAAGCCGCGGGTGTTTTGAAACCTAAATTGCGGAAGTTTTAGAATATCAATTTGCCCAAATCTCATCTCAAACCAACTTTTCAACCGTAATAGGCAACTCCCGGATGCGCTTTCCTGTGGCATGAAATACCGCATTGGCGACAGCAGCGGCTACGCCGACGATGGCTATTTCTCCCAAGCCTTTTGAGCCGATCGGATTTACGAGCGTATCAGGCTTATCCACATAGATCACGTCAATTTGAGGAATATCTGTGTGGACGGGAATGTGATAATTGGCAAAATCGTTGTTAATATAGCGACCATAGCGATGATCCATAACGGACGCTTCCATCAGCGCCATGCCAATACCACCGACCACGCCGCCAATTGACTGGCTGCGAGCGGTTTTGTAATTGATGATTTTGCCCACATCCGCACAAGTCACAACACGCTTCACGCGCACTTCGCCGGTGACAGGATTTACATGAACTTCCACGAAATGGCAGCCAAAAGAATACATGGAATATTGATCGCGTTCCGGCCCGGATTTCGATTCTTCGGTGACTTCAACCTGAGGTAAATTGTGGTATTTCAAAATATCCTGATAAGGAATGTCTTTTGAGCCTAAGCCTGGCACTGCGGCAGCCAATTCCGCCAGTTTCTTTTTCAGCGCTTCGCAGGCCATATGCACCGCAGAGCCAACACTCGGAATCGTCGATGAGCCGTTTTGCCCCGGCGCGTCCGGCAGGCTGGAATCTCCTAAGTCAAAGCGGATCTTTTTCGGGCTTATTCCCAATACTTTGGCTGCAATGCTGGTCATGGCTGTTCCAGTTCCCGGCCCGATATCCATCGTGGCGCTTTGCACGACTACCGAGCCGCTTGCGAGCAT
Coding sequences:
- a CDS encoding DUF3095 family protein: MATSKDEQFYSKLPENHISLNDLLTEEHLFYKVPDSWFVLITDIQNSTLAVINGSHETVNLVATGSIVTVLNIAFKANIAVPFFFGGDGATFLLPASIVGLVMPALRLYKANTLANFELKLRVGLVAVRDIYAQGHELKLSKFRRSHIFAIPIILGNGLNYAEQVIKGEGYLFGEDGPAENELDLSGMQCRWDRIEPPKQNNEIVTLLVIAVKVEEQPQVFSRVLHQIDAIYGSPEARQPISVPKLKWKTTFNRLEVKAKTGHANIFSVIGSWFAAIMGYFYFRTEKGRNYLNSLVEMADTLVIDGKINTVISGTEHQRIALQKVLDDMELNNEIRYGLYVSTESVMSCYVRDLKDGHIHFVDGSEGGYTKAAGVLKPKLRKF
- the bla gene encoding subclass B1 metallo-beta-lactamase; protein product: MRQLLFLSLSLILVCCKSAKISDKSFSKEDIIVEQVKPNVYRHITYFQSETFGKVPCNGMVVFDKGEAIIFDTPVNDSTSSQLINWVQDSLDCKVTAIIATHFHEDCVGGLKEFHRRGIPSYAENRTIASTKLKNFPTPEKGFDNRLSLKVGHRDVITEFFGEGHTKDNVVGYFPSDKVMFGGCLIKEIGAGKGNLEDANESAWPATVTKLKQTYPDVQVVIPGHGKTGGTALLDYTIKLFEKK
- a CDS encoding response regulator transcription factor is translated as MSIEIIVAEDHPLILMGIQHLLMEHMPTAVVTATGDFNKALALLEKQQYNLLIMDINLPGGDKVGMISSVRMKQPKIPILVCSSYDEQLYALPFLKAGANGYISKTAMNEEFKQAIDSVINGKIYASPTVMEQVFGQLFNSKGNPDSIVDKLTDKELEVAKLLSKGLSTKAISEHIHLSSSSVSSYKAKIFDKLGVNNIIELTRYFELNG
- a CDS encoding sensor histidine kinase, with the translated sequence MRIDMVIVLRWFLCLMLLAFHTKAQQQQELSAYRLQHFTDENGLPQNSVKAVMEDKNGFYWLATEAGVVRFDGQKFLTFDRSNLPIFSNRIRGFVPALPGPNANPAFEFYALTENNQYIGILNNGLVASDTAFYEKYRTTDPFADKNVRHNSMLGSVPEQYPSDPMAEHYFAVSDSRTFFIWKQKTVSCYKDGKLIYTATGSFKDFFLIGSQPYALDSAGTIIQITNKTTNKVQFPEGDIVHNMLYSRQKSNFKLYWNNVARCAFLYLNKSFYTLEESGNGRLTTKLILKDYDFADLDIVAAHYDRTSGALLLGSSTKGLFLIKSKNFQMLKLASKDADNAYYAQKPAGKHAVITGQGYQLGLNATGSQVVASKVSAFMENFAYKFAIAMNPDSSFWFGIGYNLFKLDKTAKKVLVRLKLQDNAKAFFIDQQHRLWIGSENNSLYQMESSAGQYHTKLVVKAPFGGVSIIGQGAADMLFIGGTKGVFTFNVRTKAVQKLLNFNKMNIRSFYTTADGTWIATYGNGIFLFKNNRLIQFPLDKDRFLATSHCITEDAKGFFWINTNRGLFQVARQQLLDYARNNKNLVYYLYYDRSQGFATNEFNGGCQPCSVRLGDGIVSLPSMDGLVWFSPNQIMAELPGKGIFITSINLERKEIRVTDTLKIPREFEQLRLQVTTPYLGHVKNIQMHYSLSGEGREQKWFPVNADFVIPIPKISYGNYKLTIRKVNGFKTNDYTYKTVRLTIARAWYETWWFRSVLALLILGLFFMAVKWRTGYLVKKERKDNLLRHYRVISQIVAAVNHDIQTPLHYIGYSLRQINAYLHKQDNGNPLITRMSDESLNTSERVGTLTKNLLDYIKIQNKNSSSRTHMGHVEVREMVSGICELFSAIAGFRGITIRNEVEPGFEVWSDPSLLSIVIHNLLDNALKISASEIIISTNIIAGKKQIIIEDSGTGMPGDLMKWLNKSYRSYEEWLKISLYPEQKGIGLVILKDLCVLLRIDIIASINAKNHTTVRLMFDQGKG
- a CDS encoding DUF6934 family protein, yielding MDKPFYQFTVLNEARRFDFVSVGKEEISKTITFSKTEEPDIYTLMLANVRPNGSLDIRTVSNNGDMKKILVTVYKAIEIFLTDEPDAIVIFSGSSDARTRLYQIAISKELSMLNDRFKVYGVTRDGFELFRANQRYCAFVISLKNTNIV
- a CDS encoding response regulator — encoded protein: MKIALIDQHPVLRSGMRIFLRDHFQNLTMLQTACLQTFKKCDEDHSFDIIIIGMTEEADGIDNVALKRIMQENPGSSFVVYAGKLQRDLATSLMNEGVSGYLLKRNHPNELLKCLQTVIKGDKYLCEEVKNPMNVYTA